AAGATATTGAAAATGTGATCAAACAAAGAGGGGGCAAGATATTAGAATCCTACAGCTTATTTGATGTCTACAAAGGCAAACAAATTCAAGAAGGCTATAAATCCGTTGCCTACTCCATTACCTTTAGGGCTTCCGATCGTACCTTAACAGAAGACGAAGTGAATAAAGCAATGAAGAAAATATTAAACGGTTTAGAAACGACTTTAGGAGCACAATTAAGAGGATAAAAAATTGGTGCCTGTTCACCCGTATTTTTAAATGGGGATGAGCAGGCATCTTTATTTATTGAATGATCTTGTTGTAAAGATTATAATGATGGGCCAAAGTATCGTAGTGACCAGATGACTTATCATTGCCTGAACAATGATAATGCTTTTGGTTATAGAAGAATAAGAATGAGGAATAATATCTCCAAACCCGATGGTGAAAAAAGTTGTTGCGCTAAAATAAAGAGCATCCCAATTTTGTATGATTCGGTCACTGGTCTTTATGCCTTCATTGGAAATATTCCCAAGATATGCATATAAGATAGCAAAAGTTAAAAGGATGGAAGAGAGTAATATAAGATATTGAATCAATAAAAATAAAGTATGCAAAAAAACTCTATCGGAAATATGGTATGCCATAATCAGAAGGTCAACAATCGTAATTAAGAAAAAATAGCTGATGATTAAAAGAGTAATAGAAGTACGGGATTGATCTGAAAAAATCAAATTTGTTTGGGTTAATATAAAGGGAAGCAGTAAAAGCAGCAAGACATTGATTAAAAAGCCTGCGAAGAAAGAGATAAAACTAATCGTTAGGAAAATTCCTCCAAAACCTATAAACCATATCACTTGAATATAAAATGGTTCAATATTATATTTGATGAGAAAAAAACCAATTAAAAACAATACACTGAAAACAAAAAATAAACGAGAGGATATATCCCAGTTCTTCCATAAGTATGATAAGTAAGCTAAGAAAGATTTCATATCACTCACCAATGTATACATTTTTTAATAGTATTATTATTTTCATGCGGCATATAAGCTATACTATTGAATTTCTATGATAACCGGTTCATGATCAGAAAGGTTGAGAGTTGGCACTTCATAGGATTGAAGGGAGATATTTTTAGAAGTAAATATATAGTCAATACGGGATATATATTTTTTATTGATGAAAGTAGGGAGAGTTTCTTTTTTCATAGCTTTTCCCGTATCAATGGCTAAAGAAGATAATTTATATAATTCCGATGGATCGGGGGCATTCATATCTCCTGCAAGAACGAAAGGTTCTTTGGTTTCTTCTAATATCTTTAGAATTTCATCTATTTGCTCTTTGCGAATCGATCTGGATAAATCTAAATGGGTATTAAAAACAGCTAAATCTCCGGAAGGAGCCTGAATAACAGCTTTTTGTAGCTTTCTTGGATATTTATCAAAGGAAAGCGTGTATTCTTCAGAAGCTACAATAGGATAACGACTGAGAATCATATTTCCGGTTTGCCCTGCAATCATGTTTTGAGTAGGAGTATACATATAATCCATCGAGAGCTTTTTTGCGATATATTCCGGTTGATTTTGAAAATAAGAACGAAACGTTTTACGATCTACTTCCTGAAGAAAAATAATATCGCTATCGGAGGATTTTAGAAAAGATAATATCTGATCTAAGGCAGGCTGTTTTTTTAGACTCATTCCATAGTGGATATTATAAGAAATAATTTTAATAGAATCAGAGGAAGCAAAAGTATCCATTATTTCCGTAGGAGCAAAAATGCTCAAAGGAATCGCGAAAAGGCAGCAGATGATAAAAAATCCCAATAATAACCGTTTTTTTAGGGCAAGTCGCATAGAATTTTCCTCCGAAGAAGTCTTAATTTATACATATATAATAAGAATACTATACTATTTAGCAAAAGTCCTCTATGAAAATTATGGAAGTCAATAAAACAGTATAACCTCATCAAAATGATCTATACTAAGTACAAGAAACATAGATTATGGAGGTGGAATAATGGAACTGACTACCCAGGATTATTTAAAAAAGGCATTGTTAGATACTCAGGAAAGGGTACGGGATTTTCAGAACTATTCTCAAATAGTAGAAGATGAAGAAATCAGTGATTGCTTTAAACGATTTGCCGAAAATGAAGGTATGCAGGCATCAGAACTTCAAAGACTTATTTCAAAGAAATTAGGACAATAAAAAATAAAAATCCCCGATGAGGGATTTTTATTTTGATGAGTGAGCGAGATTTTCATTCAAATAATAGGTATATTCTTCGATATAATCATATACAATATATTTTCGAGGAGATAATGAACGGATTGCACTTAGTCGTAAACTTTGATTTTTAGGATAACTATATTTACGAAAAGATGGATTAGGAAATGTAATCATATAGATTCTCCTTACCTCTGTTATCGTTAAATAGTTTATCCATTTAAAGCATACTTATGTGTGGAGATAATTGTTATAGATTTATCCAGGATAATTGAGATTTTCCTTTTTAATATTTTTTAGGACTTCATCTAAGAACTTTTTAGATTCATATTTCGCCATAGGAAGATTCATATCCAAATAGTTCCCACATTCCACAGCAGAAGCACCGGGAACATTTCCTTCGAAAGTAGACATAAATTCAAACATTTCTGTGATTAAAGGAAGGACCTCTTCAGAAGAGAAATCCCCATGTATAATAAGATAGAAGCCGGTTCTACATCCCATGGGACCGAAGTAAATGATCTTCTCGGCATAATTCGGATGGTTTCTAAGGAAAGTAGCTCCCAGATGTTCCATGGTATGAATTTCAGCCGTATTTAATACGGGTTCGCGATTGGGTTCTTTCATTCTTATATCAAAAGTCGTTAATATTTCACTTCCTGCAGGATCTTTTCTGGAAACAAAGATTCCCCTAAGAAGCTTATTATGATCGACGGTAAAACTCGTAATTTTTTTCAATGCAATTCCTCCTTATTTTATCGTATCAATAAAAAATAATGGTAGTATATTCATTTCTTTATATTATGGAACATATACATTGAATTCGCAATGAAAAAATAATGGGATATTTTTCATAAAATAAAACTTTTAAAAATCTATTTCGTATGTTATAGTTGAGTAGTTTTCCCTCAAATTTTAGGAATTCCATTGAAATCGGAGAATGTTTATAATAAAATAGGTTTAGTATAAAACTATTTTATTATAAATATATTAGGTGGGATTTATGGAAGAGAAAAAGGTAAACGAGATCAGTCATCAATTTTTGAAATTCACAATGAGTTTAAAACGCTGGCTTCATGACAACTATTTAAAAGAATTCAATATTAACGGAAAGGGCGATTGTGATCTTACAGGAAGGCAATTTAGTATCTTGATCGTTGTACATGAATTTCAATGCTGTACAATATCGGATTTAGAGAAGGAGCTCAATGTAAGCAGCAGCAGCCTGTCCATTGTTGTCTCTAAATTGGTTAAAGAAGGCTATCTGCAAAGAACATATCCTTCAGAGGAGGAAGACAGAAGAAAGACATACATATCTTTAACTCAAAAAGGCATGTCGGTACTTATTGAAGCCTATGAAAGAATTATTAAGGTTTTTGGAGAGTTCTATTCTAATCTGGATGAAAAAAAGCAAAAGGATTTTGAAGAAGGCTTAGAAAAATTAAATGCCATTTTTGGCAGTTCAATTCAATAAAACTAGTTTAATAAGGAGGATGTATCAATGAAGATGAAAAGATTAATCCCTATCGTACTTGCTTTAGGGATGTTGACTGTTGGCTGTGGCCAAACCAACCAAGAAGCGATGAACGAGGTAGAAGAAAAATCAACACCTGTCAAAGTAGAACAGGTTTCAAAAGGACAAATTTCTAATACCTTTACATATGGGGGTAAAATCAATCCCAGGCAACAGATTACCGTTACAAGCAAAATTGTAGGCAAAGTAAAAGAAGTGAATTTTGACATTGGAGACGTCGTTAAAGCTGGAGACGTATTATTCACCTTAGATGAAAAAGATATTCAAAATACCATAAGAAGTCTGGAAGCCCAAATAAAATCTGCTGAGGCGACGGTGAATATGAGTAAAATCGGCCTTAACAGTGCAAAAGGAAGTCAGAAGGAACAGCAAAAAAGCCAGTTGGAATCCTCTTTAAAAATGGCTGAAATTCAATTACAGGATGCTAAAAAGGCTTATGAAGATATGAAAACCTTATATGAAATAGGTTCAGCCTCCAAACAGCAATTGGATCAGATGAAAACAGCTTATGAAACAGCTTCTATCGGATACAATTCTGCAAAAGATGCCTATGATTTGTTTATCAATAGTCTTTCAAAAGAAAGCATTGAAAGAGCAGAAAGCCAATTGACTCAGGCAGCTGCTACAAAAGAAGGTTTAGAAGTTCAATTGGCTAACGCCTATGAAAGTTTAAAAGATACAGCAGTTAAAAGTCCTATTGACGGTATTGTAAGCAGCCGTACCATTGATCCAGGAGAAATGGTAAGTGGAGCCGTTGCACCTTTTACGATTATACAAATGGATACGGTATCTGTAGAAGTGAATGTTTCTGAGCAGCTCATTAATAAAATTGAAAAAGGTCAGAAGGTAACAGTACATGTAAGTTCTGCTTTTGATAAACCCTTTGAAGGAACGATTCATGCCATAAGCCCTGCAGCGGATGAAAGAACTTTTACATACCCTGTAAAAATAGAAATTCCTAATAAGGAAGGGCTACTCAAACCCGGTATGTTTGCAGAAGTGGAATTTTCAGCGGACACAGTAAAAGATGCAGTTATAGTTCCCAGAGAAGCTGTATTAACTGAAGGGGATGTGCATTATGTTTATATTGTTGAAGGAGACAGAGCTAAAAAATTAGCGGTAAAATTAGGCCTTGATAATGGAAAAGAAGCAGAAATTTTAGAAGGATTAAATGAAGGAGTGCAACTTGTTATAAAAGGACAAAATTATCTTGAAGATGGTGGTAAAGTCCAGATTACAGAGAATTAGGATGGGAGGAAAATAGCCATGAAGCTTTCAAAAGTATCAATACAGCGTCCTGTTACCACTGTCATGGTAGTGTTTATTGTTATACTGCTGGGGATAGTATCTATTGGAAGGTTACCGGTAGATTTATTGCCAAGCTTTGAACTTCCTTATGCATTGGTCATGACATCTTATAATGGGGCAGGGCCTCAGGAAATAGAATCGTTAATTACCAAGCCCTTAGAATCTATGGTAGGCACAGTAAGCAATTTAAAGAACATAACATCCACGTCTTCCAATGGTTCCTCAATGATTTTTGTGGAGTTTAATGATGGAACCGATATGGATGTGGCGATGCTTAATATGAGAGAAAAGATTGACATGATTAAAGACTTTTTACCGGAGGATGCAGAAGATCCCTTGGTAATGGCACTTGATCCCAATATGATGCCAGTCATGGAAATAGGGGTTAGTGGAAATGAAGATTTGGTTAAATTAAAACAGATAGTAGACGACGAAATAACCGGTAAAATTGAAAGAATAGAAGGGGTTGCTTCTGTAAGCGTAACAGGAGGAAAAGCAAAGGAAATACGCATTACTTTACTTCCAGATAAACTAAAAGGCTATAATATAGTCCCCAGTACAGTAGCACAATCCATAGCAGCAGAAAACTTAAACCTTCCTGCAGGGGAAGTGAAGCAGGGAACCAGTACCCTTACCCTGCGTGCTGTAGGAGAATTTAACAGTATCGAGGAAATTAGAAATCTTCCTATTACGACTCCCGGAGGCGTAATATATTTAAGAGATATCGCAGAAGTTGAAGAAGTATTTAAAGAAATGACTTCTTATGCATATATAAATGGTCAGTCCAGTATTAGTTTATCTATTCAAAAACAATCCACAGCAAATACAGTACAGGTGTCAAAACAGATTAATAAAGTATTGGATCAATTAAGAACTGAATTAAAGGATATTGAGATCACAACAATTTACGACAGTGCAGAATTTATTAATTCATCCATTGGAAATGTTGCATCTACTGCTATTTTAGGTGGAATATTGGCGGTATTCATATTATTTATTTTCTTAAGAAATATAAGAAGTACATTTATTGTTGGCACAGCAATTCCCGTATCTATTATTACGACCTTTGCTCTTATGTATTTTAGCGGACTTACTCTTAATATGGTTTCCTTAGGCGGTTTAGCTCTAGGAGTTGGAATGCTGGTAGATAATGCTATTGTTGTTTTGGAAAACATCTATAGACATAGGGAAAAAGGAGCAAGTCGAATTGACGCAGCTGATGAGGGAACTACAGAAGTGGGAATGGCGGTTCTGGCTTCTACCCTTACAACCATTGCCGTATTCCTGCCTATAGTGTTTGTTGAGGGAATCGCTGCAAAAATGTTTAAAGAGATGGCATTAACGGTAACCTATTCTTTAACGGCTTCTTTGGTAGTTGCAGTAACACTGGTGCCTATGATGGCATCTAAGATTTTAAAGGTTGAAAAAGTAGATGAAATTAAAAGAAGAAAAATAACAACCAAAATATTTGATAAATGGAGCGCAGTACTGGATAAGGTAGATAAGGGATACAGAAGAGTACTTCACTGGACCATACACCATAGGGTGAAGGCAGCTTTGATTACGATAGGCGTTTTTATAGGAACTTTATTAATTCCTGCATTTGGTCTGGTTGGAATGGAATTTTTCCCCGCTTCTGACGAAGGAAGTTTTAGTATCAGTATAACCCTTCCAAAAGGTACAGTTATAGAAGAAACCTTTGAAGTGGTGGAGCAGGTTCAAGCAAGATTAGAGAGTATAGAAGAAATACAGGAAGTTTTTGTGAATATAGGCGGAGGAGGCAGCATGATCAGTACGGGGACCTCTTCTAACCGTGCCACATTGACAGTGAATATAGGCTCCGTCAAAGAAAGAAAACGTTCTGTAGATGAAATTGCAGATGAAGTAAGAAACCTGGTTTCTGATATTCCGGGAGCAGAATTCTCTGTTACAGGAAGCAGTTCTATGATGATGGGAGGGGGAGGAAGTCCGATTTCTATACAAATTGCAGGAGACGATTTAGAACAGTTAGAACTCATCGCCAATGACGTTGTATCTCTTGTAGAAAGTGTAGAGGGAACAAGAGAGGTAACAAGCTCTATTGAGGACGGAATTCCAGAAGCTCAAATTACGATTAACAGAAATAAAGCATCCTTGTATGGACTTAATATGGCAACCATATCGAACACCTTAAAAACTGCCGTACAAGGTTCTGTGACAACAAAGTATAAGGTAGACGGAACGGAAATTGATGTAAGGATGGTATACGATACATCAAAATCAGAGTACTTAAAGGATATTAGAAATATTGCCATTACATCTCCTATGGGAGTGAATGTTCCTTTGTCCGAGGTAGCAGATATTTCAATTAGTCAAAGCCCTACCAGTATCGCCAGAGATAACCAAAAGAGAGTTGTAACCGTCAACTCATCTCTTTTTGGGGTAGATATGAATACGGCTAAGACGGCTATTGAACAAAAACTACAAAGCTATCCTATGCCTGAAGGATATAGTTATGAATTTGCGGGAGAAGTAGAAGAAATGATGGAGTCCTTTGCAAGTCTTGGATTGGCGTTGTTATTAGCAATTCTGCTCGTATATATGGTTTTGGCAGCGCAATTCGAATCCTTCCTCCATCCATTCACAATTATGTTTTCTGTACCCCTGGCGTTAACAGGAGCGATTCTTGCATTGTTTGTAACGGGCAGAACCTTAAGCATGCCGTCCTTTATAGGATTAATTATGCTGGTAGGTATTGTCGTTAATAATGCGATTGTATTGATTGACTATATTATTCAGCTTCGTCAAAGAGGATATAACAGAACAGAAGCTATTTTAGAGGCTGGTCCGACAAGACTTCGTCCTATTCTGATGACAACCCTTACAACTGTTCTGGGTATGATTCCTATGGCATTAGGAATTGGTGAAGGGGGAGAAACCATGGCTCCTCTGGCTACAGCTGTTATAGGAGGATTATCCTTGTCTACAGTCCTCACCTTAGTTGTTATTCCTCTTAACTATACATTGTTTGATGATATATCCGTGAAGTTAAGAGGGAAAAGAAAGAAAAATAAAACCCAACAAATTACAATATAAGAAATTAAAAAAACTATTGCATAATTCAAAAAAGTATATTATAATTACTTCAACAATAAATATTGAAATTCAATGATTGGAAAGAGTAAATATATCGATTCTATTCAGCGAGTCGGCGGTGGTGTGAGGTCCGATATAGAGGGATATATTGAATGGTTCCATGAGAAGCACCATGAAATCTTTGTGAAAGTATTGGGCGCCGGATGCTTACCGTTACAGAAGCAGGATATCGAGTTCGTCTCCGTATCTGTTTGAGCGAGATAGGTTTATCTATCTAATTTGGGTGGTACCGCGGAATAATAGCATTTCGTCCCTTATCTAGGGATGAAGTGCTTTTTTTATTGTATAGGAAATTCCTCTGAATTTCCTATACAATAAAAAGACATGAACTCGAAAAGTAAAGTAGCTGATACGCTACTTATAAGAAATTCAAATAATAAAAATGAAAGGGGTATTTATTATGAAGGTAAAACAATTAACTATGTCGGCAATTTTATTGGCAATCGGGGCGATTTTACACTACATTGTTCCAGGAATTTTTGCAGGTATGAAACCGGACTTCTTATTATCCATGATGTTTTTAGCAATTTTTATTAATTTTAACGCAACGAATGTGGCTGCAACATCTATTGCCTGTGGATTGATCTCAGCGTTAACAACTACTTTCCCTGGAGGTCAAATTCCTAATATTATTGATAAGTGTATTACAGGTATTGTTGTTGGATTATTGATTTATGGATTAAGTAAGATCTCCATTCCTCAAACCATTAAAATGGGACTTATAGGATTTATAGGAACACTCATCAGTGGAACAGTATTTTTAGGCAGTGCTTATCTTTTAGTAGGACTTCCCGGCGGAGCAAGTTTTGGAGCGTTATTTATGGCAGTAGTTATTCCGGCATCCATCGGAAATGTGATTTTTACAATTTTACTGTATCAAATTATCGCCCGTGTAGGCTTAAGCAGAGTAACACTTTCTGAGTAAAAAATTGAATAGATTTTCTTATGTGCAGCAGGGGGGGGCGATGTCCACCCCTGTTTTTATTACCTAGGAAATTACTTCGGATTTCCTATGTAATAAAAAACCTTCGGGAATAATGAGTCCTCGCGTATTGGATTTTATCGGTGTTTCAAAGGATTCTCCCTTGCAGTTTTCCGGTGAAAATTATATACTAATAAAAGTGAGTTTTTAACACAACTAAAAGAGGTGAAAACGATATGACAGCAGATATACAAACAGAAAAAAAGAAGGTTATATTTAGTGGAATGCAGCCTTCAGGAAATATTACTTTAGGAAATTATTTAGGCGCTTTAAAGAACTGGACGAAATTACAAGATGAATACAATTGCTTGTTTTGTATTGTAGACCTCCATGCCTTAACCGTACGTCAAAATCCTGCTGAACTTAGAAAAAGATCGAGAGAAGTTTTGATGCAGTATATTGCGGCAGGGCTGGATCCTGAGAAAAATATTATTTATTATCAATCCCATGTACCTGCTCATGCAGAATTAGCATGGATTCTTAACTGCTTTACATATATGGGCGAATTAAACCGCATGACTCAGTTCAAGGAAAAGTCCCAAAAGCATAAGGACAATATTAACGCCGGATTATTTACTTATCCAGTCCTGATGGCGGCGGACATTTTATTGTATCAGGCGGATTTAGTGCCTGTTGGAAACGATCAAAGCCAGCACCTGGAAATTGCAAGAGACATTGCCATTCGATTCAATAATTTATATGGGGATACCTTTACTGTTCCGGAAGGGTATTTCCCTAAAGTAGGTGCAAGGATTATGAGTCTGCAGGAGCCTACTAAGAAGATGTCAAAATCCGATGAGAATGAAAATGCATTTATTGCTCTGTTAGATTCTCCAGATACCATTGTAAGAAAATTAAAGAGAGCTGTAACAGATTCAGAAGCCAAAATTCAATATACCGATAAACAGCCGGGAATAAAAAATCTTCTGGATATTTATTGCAGTATTACAGAGGAATCTATAGAACAGGCAGTGGAGAGATTTTCATCCTTAGGCTATGGGGAGTTTAAACTAAAGGTAGCAGAAGTGATTATAGAAGCCTTAAGACCTCTCCAAAACAGATTCTATGAATTGGAAAAAGATAAGCAATATATAGACGGAATCATTAAAAATAATGCAGAAAAAGCATCTTATATTGCCAATAAGACTTTAAGAAAAGTTCAAAAGAAAATTGGACTTCCTCCAATTGTAAAATAAAAAACTCCCTGGGGAGTTTTTTATTTTAGTCCATTTTATTTAAACGTAAAAAGCCAGAACCAAATACCTGAGCGGTTTCTGTTATGGTCATAAAGGCATTAGGGTCTATTTGTTTTACGATTTCTTTAATTTTTGCCACTTCTCTAATCCCTACAGTACAAGTGATAATCGCTTTTGGGGTTTTGGTGTAAGCACCTTCTCCATGCAGAATCGTTACCCCTCTTTTTACTTCGTGAATAATGTGTTCACATATTTCATCCTGGTTATTTGTAATAATTGAAATCGTTCTTTTATAATTTAATCCGTCCACTACATAATTGGTTGTTTGGGAAGAAATAAACATTAAAGCCAGAGTGTATACGGATAAATCGACACCAAAAAAGATTCCTGATAGAAGAATGATAATGATATTAATTCCAAATCCAACCGAACCCATGCTAAGAGAGAAAAATTTATTCATTATTTTAGAGATGATATCCATGCCGCCGGTGGAGCCGCTTCCGCGAAAAACGATTCCGGAGCCCAGCCCGTTTAGTACGCCTCCTAAAAGGACTGCAACTAAAATATCGTCGGTTGGTATATGTATGTTTTTTGTTAGAGAAAGGGAAACTGTAAATGAAAGCATGCCAATTAAACTCAGGCAAATGAATTTTTTGTTGATGAATTTATAGCCTATAATGAAAATAGGAATATTTAGAACCAAAACAAGCAAACTCATATCCCACTTAAAAAGAAGATTCAAAAGCATGGCAATTCCGGTAACGCCTCCGCTAAGCAAATGATACCGAACGAGAATGCCATTAATAGGGATGCTAAGAATAAAAGTGCCTAAGAAAATCATCAGTATGTTTTTGTAATAAGTTCGTACATAGGACATAGAAATGCTCCTTTTCATAAGTATATTTTTCAAATCTATTATAGCTTTATTTAGACTTTTCCAAAAGAGTGAAATTAGAACGATAATACATTTATTATAATAGGATATATTTTTCTTATTCCTCTCATATAAATAAATCAAGCATACCAATATGGAGGAAGAATATGAGAGGTTTAATAAAGAAAATATGTCTTGCTCTCTGTGTATTAATAGTAATAACGGGAACTCTATATACGATAGCTAAAGCTCAAAATCATACCATTCAATCGAAGTTGATTAAAGATTTTAACGATCCGGAGAACAAAAAGAAGATCTTAGAAGTGGTTTTAGAAAATACTGGTTATACTCAATTAAAAGATAAGCTGGACCAAATTGATTTGAAGATCCATACAGGGGATCTGCTAGGGGATAAAAGAAAGGAATTAATTTTAACGGTAGCACTGGAACCTAAAAAGTCTATTATTGCAGTATATCAACAGGAAGATGGAGAATATAAATATGTGGGATTAATGGATACGTTTTTTGATATCATAGGCCTTCAGACCATTCCTATGGATAAGAAAGGGAAAGACATCGTCATTGTTCGTGAGTACGTAGACCAAATGCTGGGAGCCTTTGAAAAAGGAACGTTCATCCGGGGTTATATATGGAATAATAACCAATTCCAAATGGTTCTTTCTATCATAGAAGAGTATCAAGGCTATTGGAATGAAATGTGGGACCAACCTCCAAAAACCAATCCTAAATGGCTTAGAGTAACGGACAAAACCGATATACAGTGGGAGAACGGACCTTATCCTGTCCTTAGAACTTTAGAGCATCAAGCCTATGCGAAATCGAAGATTACCAATAGTGTTAACATGCCAAAGGGAAACGATTTTGAAGTGGTTGCTTCTAAGGATGTTCCGCAGGTGTATTATTGGAGTGAAAAATATCAACATTTTGTTCTGAATGAAGGAAAAGATATTAAGACAGGAGAAACCGTGGCGATTATAGAAGACTTATCCTTGAATCCCTTTCAACTGGCGGGCTTTGAATTAAATCAATACCGCATCAAAAGGCAGGACGGCAAAATAGAAATAGTACCCAAAAATCAAATTACCGATATTAAAACCCCTCTGAGGAAACCAGAGGGGTTTCATTATGTTCATTGACATAAATATTGATGTTTTTTATAATTTCTGCATAAACTCTTAAAAAATAGTACTATTGGAGGATAAAATAATGAAACTGTTTTTTGTATCAGATATCCACGGTTCAGCTTATTATGCCAAAAAAGCTTTAGAAATTTTTAAAAAGGAAAATGCAGATTATATCGTGATCCTGGGAGATGAATTGTATCATGGTCCAAGAAATCCACTGCCTTTAGAATATAATCCACAGGAAGTCATCACTTTATTGAATGGTATTGGGGATAAAATTATAGCTGTAAGAGGAAACTGTGATAGTGAAGTAGATGAGATGGTCCTTAATTTCCCTATTATGTCGACATATTCTACGATTTTCTATAATGGAAAAAGATTATTTTTGAGTCATGGGCATATTTATAATGAAGCCAATCTTCCTAAATTAAGCAGTGGAGATGTATTTATTTACGGTCATACCCATATTCCCAAAGCAGAAAAATCAGGAGATATATTTATAATCAATCCGGGTTCCATTTCACTGCCAAAAGAAAATCATCCTAATTCTTATGGAATTTTAGAGGATGATGTGTTTAAAATCAAAAATTTAGAGGGTGAAACATTTAAAGAAATTAAAATAAGGTAGGGATTTCCCTGCCTTATTTAAATTAACCCTTTTTCCTTAAATTCATTGACATATTGTCTGTC
The genomic region above belongs to Defluviitalea saccharophila and contains:
- a CDS encoding ion channel, encoding MKSFLAYLSYLWKNWDISSRLFFVFSVLFLIGFFLIKYNIEPFYIQVIWFIGFGGIFLTISFISFFAGFLINVLLLLLLPFILTQTNLIFSDQSRTSITLLIISYFFLITIVDLLIMAYHISDRVFLHTLFLLIQYLILLSSILLTFAILYAYLGNISNEGIKTSDRIIQNWDALYFSATTFFTIGFGDIIPHSYSSITKSIIIVQAMISHLVTTILWPIIIIFTTRSFNK
- a CDS encoding endonuclease/exonuclease/phosphatase family protein, whose product is MRLALKKRLLLGFFIICCLFAIPLSIFAPTEIMDTFASSDSIKIISYNIHYGMSLKKQPALDQILSFLKSSDSDIIFLQEVDRKTFRSYFQNQPEYIAKKLSMDYMYTPTQNMIAGQTGNMILSRYPIVASEEYTLSFDKYPRKLQKAVIQAPSGDLAVFNTHLDLSRSIRKEQIDEILKILEETKEPFVLAGDMNAPDPSELYKLSSLAIDTGKAMKKETLPTFINKKYISRIDYIFTSKNISLQSYEVPTLNLSDHEPVIIEIQ
- a CDS encoding S-ribosylhomocysteine lyase, producing the protein MKKITSFTVDHNKLLRGIFVSRKDPAGSEILTTFDIRMKEPNREPVLNTAEIHTMEHLGATFLRNHPNYAEKIIYFGPMGCRTGFYLIIHGDFSSEEVLPLITEMFEFMSTFEGNVPGASAVECGNYLDMNLPMAKYESKKFLDEVLKNIKKENLNYPG
- a CDS encoding MarR family winged helix-turn-helix transcriptional regulator; protein product: MEEKKVNEISHQFLKFTMSLKRWLHDNYLKEFNINGKGDCDLTGRQFSILIVVHEFQCCTISDLEKELNVSSSSLSIVVSKLVKEGYLQRTYPSEEEDRRKTYISLTQKGMSVLIEAYERIIKVFGEFYSNLDEKKQKDFEEGLEKLNAIFGSSIQ
- a CDS encoding efflux RND transporter periplasmic adaptor subunit, which codes for MKMKRLIPIVLALGMLTVGCGQTNQEAMNEVEEKSTPVKVEQVSKGQISNTFTYGGKINPRQQITVTSKIVGKVKEVNFDIGDVVKAGDVLFTLDEKDIQNTIRSLEAQIKSAEATVNMSKIGLNSAKGSQKEQQKSQLESSLKMAEIQLQDAKKAYEDMKTLYEIGSASKQQLDQMKTAYETASIGYNSAKDAYDLFINSLSKESIERAESQLTQAAATKEGLEVQLANAYESLKDTAVKSPIDGIVSSRTIDPGEMVSGAVAPFTIIQMDTVSVEVNVSEQLINKIEKGQKVTVHVSSAFDKPFEGTIHAISPAADERTFTYPVKIEIPNKEGLLKPGMFAEVEFSADTVKDAVIVPREAVLTEGDVHYVYIVEGDRAKKLAVKLGLDNGKEAEILEGLNEGVQLVIKGQNYLEDGGKVQITEN
- a CDS encoding efflux RND transporter permease subunit produces the protein MKLSKVSIQRPVTTVMVVFIVILLGIVSIGRLPVDLLPSFELPYALVMTSYNGAGPQEIESLITKPLESMVGTVSNLKNITSTSSNGSSMIFVEFNDGTDMDVAMLNMREKIDMIKDFLPEDAEDPLVMALDPNMMPVMEIGVSGNEDLVKLKQIVDDEITGKIERIEGVASVSVTGGKAKEIRITLLPDKLKGYNIVPSTVAQSIAAENLNLPAGEVKQGTSTLTLRAVGEFNSIEEIRNLPITTPGGVIYLRDIAEVEEVFKEMTSYAYINGQSSISLSIQKQSTANTVQVSKQINKVLDQLRTELKDIEITTIYDSAEFINSSIGNVASTAILGGILAVFILFIFLRNIRSTFIVGTAIPVSIITTFALMYFSGLTLNMVSLGGLALGVGMLVDNAIVVLENIYRHREKGASRIDAADEGTTEVGMAVLASTLTTIAVFLPIVFVEGIAAKMFKEMALTVTYSLTASLVVAVTLVPMMASKILKVEKVDEIKRRKITTKIFDKWSAVLDKVDKGYRRVLHWTIHHRVKAALITIGVFIGTLLIPAFGLVGMEFFPASDEGSFSISITLPKGTVIEETFEVVEQVQARLESIEEIQEVFVNIGGGGSMISTGTSSNRATLTVNIGSVKERKRSVDEIADEVRNLVSDIPGAEFSVTGSSSMMMGGGGSPISIQIAGDDLEQLELIANDVVSLVESVEGTREVTSSIEDGIPEAQITINRNKASLYGLNMATISNTLKTAVQGSVTTKYKVDGTEIDVRMVYDTSKSEYLKDIRNIAITSPMGVNVPLSEVADISISQSPTSIARDNQKRVVTVNSSLFGVDMNTAKTAIEQKLQSYPMPEGYSYEFAGEVEEMMESFASLGLALLLAILLVYMVLAAQFESFLHPFTIMFSVPLALTGAILALFVTGRTLSMPSFIGLIMLVGIVVNNAIVLIDYIIQLRQRGYNRTEAILEAGPTRLRPILMTTLTTVLGMIPMALGIGEGGETMAPLATAVIGGLSLSTVLTLVVIPLNYTLFDDISVKLRGKRKKNKTQQITI
- a CDS encoding tryptophan transporter gives rise to the protein MKVKQLTMSAILLAIGAILHYIVPGIFAGMKPDFLLSMMFLAIFINFNATNVAATSIACGLISALTTTFPGGQIPNIIDKCITGIVVGLLIYGLSKISIPQTIKMGLIGFIGTLISGTVFLGSAYLLVGLPGGASFGALFMAVVIPASIGNVIFTILLYQIIARVGLSRVTLSE